Proteins encoded within one genomic window of Strix uralensis isolate ZFMK-TIS-50842 chromosome 32, bStrUra1, whole genome shotgun sequence:
- the LOC141936262 gene encoding uncharacterized protein LOC141936262 gives MAGAWATLLCHVLLVAAGGLPLSCGIELLEGLQGQSVSFPALHPMAEDIVRVTWRFQGTHIAEAKPRQKMFTVDYLPRFRGRLFIHPASLSLEIRLLKPGDGGRYEVVMDTFSDPTNPKTFSCLLLVNGDSPAMTAGPGDAGGHSGSMAGPRAVSEPPAADTVTWGAGGGQPPGNGGGSWGCGVQDQYCVVKGYLMAAVFGPLLMLVVAIHIVTRDKATELGGLSGAESGV, from the exons ATGGCCGGAGCCTGGGCCACGCTTCTCTGCCACGTGCTGCTGGTGGCAGCCGGGG GGCTGCCTCTCTCCTGCGGCATCGagctgctggaggggctgcagggacagTCCGTgtccttcccagccctgcaccccatgGCTGAGGACATCGTGCGGGTCACCTGGAGGTTCCAGGGGACCCACATCGCCGAGGCCAAGCCCAGGCAGAAGATGTTCACCGTGGACTACCTGCCCCGCTTCCGTGGCCGGCTGTTCATTCACCCCGCCAGCCTGTCCCTGGAGATCAGACTACTGAAGCCGGGGGACGGCGGGAGGTACGAGGTGGTCATGGACACCTTCTCCGACCCCACCAACCCAAAGACATTTTCCTGCTTATTGCTGGTTAACG GTGACTCACCCGCAATGACGGCCGGGCCCGGTGACGCAGGAGGACACAGCGGAAGCATGGCGGGACCCCGGGCAGTGTCCGAGCCCCCTGCTGCTGACACCGTGACATGGGGCGCAGgtggggggcagcccccgggcAATGGTGGGGGGTCATGGGGGTGCGGGGTGCAGGACCAGTACTGCGTGGTGAAGGGCTATCTCATGGCCGCCGTCTTCGGGCCGCTGCTGATGCTGGTGGTGGCCATCCACATCGTGACCAGGGACAAAGCCACTGAGCTGGGGGGGCTCAGTGGGGCCGAGAGTGGGGTCTGA
- the LOC141936261 gene encoding CD48 antigen-like produces MGGLPGVVGGCRCRAGACPELPPQFPPFSGTAMEHVILLLLSLFFLCQAQGDLECREQAVSAGETLQLLPEKPPQGWVKVNWRVTLDSGCRIRILTAEKNQSDQFSKSPFSGRAGFQQNNLSLWISAVGTADSGVYWAVFEDTSGAVTVSCFCVSVWEPVCPPHLEQNVLHREQGWCNLSLVCAVPGADNVSYSWTCSGDPPGARDPQPRLHLQVHDDDNLTVCSCNASNLVSWSVVSTDITAACRAEASGILQSYCLVKGLLCLLVLGSLGAAVAVTHILVQRWGPPSRGSPGSLGVG; encoded by the exons ATGGGGGGGCTCCCAGGGGTTGTGGGGGGCTGCAGATGTAGAGCTGGGGCCTGTCCTGAGCTTCCACCCCAATTCCCACCTTTCTCTGGGACAGCCATGGAGCAcgtcatcctcctcctcctctccctcttcttcctctgccaaGCCCAAG GAGACCTGGAGTGCCGGGAACAAGCCGTGTCAGCCGGTGAAACGCTGCAGCTTCTGCCGGAGAAACCCCCGCAGGGGTGGGTAAAGGTCAACTGGAGAGTGACACTGGATTCAGGATGCCGGATCCGGATCCTGACGGCTGAGAAGAATCAGTCTGACCAATTTTCCAAGAGTCCTTTTTCTGGGAGAGCTGGCTTCCAGCAGAATAACCTCTCCCTGTGGATCAGCGCGGTTGGCACAGCAGACAGTGGGGTCTATTGGGCGGTATTTGAGGACACATCAGGTGCTGTTACTGTCTCGTGCTTCTGCGTGTCGGTGTGGG AGCCCGTCTGCCCACCACACCTGGAGCAAAACGTCCTGCACCGGGAGCAGGGCTGGTGCAACCTCTCGCTGGTCTGTGCCGTGCCCGGTGCTGACAACGTCTCCTACAGCTGGACCTGCAGCGGGGACCCCCCAGGAGCCCGGGacccccagccccggctgcaTCTGCAGGTCCATGATGACGACAACCTCACCGTCTGCTCCTGCAACGCGAGCAACCTGGTGAGCTGGAGCGTGGTCAGCACCGACATCACGGCAGCCTGCCGCGCCGAGGCCTCAG GTATTTTACAGTCCTACTGCCTGGTGAaggggctgctctgcctgctggtgctgggcagcctgggcGCAGCCGTGGCCGTCACCCACATCCTCGTCCAGCGGTGGGGACCCCCTTCCCGCGGCTCTCCCGGCTCTTTGGGTGTGGGGTAG